From Corvus cornix cornix isolate S_Up_H32 chromosome 5, ASM73873v5, whole genome shotgun sequence, the proteins below share one genomic window:
- the CPSF2 gene encoding cleavage and polyadenylation specificity factor subunit 2, translating into MTSIIKLTTLSGVQEESALCYLLQVDEFRFLLDCGWDENFSMDIIDSLRKHVHQVDAVLLSHPDPLHLGALPYAVGKMGLNCAIYATIPVYKMGQMFMYDLYQSRHNTEDFTLFTLDDVDAAFDKIQQLKFSQIVNLKGKGHGLSITPLPAGHMIGGTIWKIVKDGEEEIVYAVDFNHKREIHLNGCSLEMLSRPSLLITDSFNATYVQPRRKQRDEQLLTNVLETLRGDGNVLIAVDTAGRVLELAQLLDQIWRTKDAGLGVYSLALLNNVSYNVVEFSKSQVEWMSDKLMRCFEDKRNNPFQFRHLSLCHSLSDLARVPSPKVVLASQPDLECGFSRDLFIQWCQDSKNSIILTYRTTPGTLARFLIDNPSEKVIDIELRKRVKLEGKELEEYLEKEKLKKEAAKKLEQSKEADIDSSDESDAEEDIDQPTLHKTKHDLMMKGEGSRKGSFFKQAKKSYPMFPAPEERIKWDEYGEIIKPEDFLVPELQATEEEKSKLESGLTNGEEPMDQDLSDVPTKCISATESMEIKARVTYIDYEGRSDGDSIKKIINQMKPRQLVIVHGPPEASQDLAECCRAFGGKDIKVYMPKLHETVDATSETHIYQVRLKDSLVSSLQFCKAKDAELAWIDGVLDMRVSKVDTGVILEEGELREDEDLEMQVDVPSSDSSVIAQQKAMKSLFGDDDKEMCEESEIIPTLEPLPPHEVLGHQSVFMNEPRLSDFKQVLLREGIQAEFVGGVLVCNNLVAVRRTETGRIGLEGCLCQDFYRIRDLLYEQYAIV; encoded by the exons ATGACATCGATTATCAAGTTGACTACGCTCTCGGGGGTGCAGGAGGAATCTGCCCTTTGCTATCTGTTGCAAGTAGATGAGTTTCGTTTTCTTTTGGACTGTGGCTGGGATGAAAACTTTTCTATGGATATTATTGATTCTCTGAGGAA GCATGTACACCAGGTTGATGCTGTTCTTCTTTCCCACCCGGATCCTCTACACCTTGGTGCACTTCCTTATGCAGTTGGAAAAATGGGATTGAACTGTGCCATTTATGCAACTATTCCTGTATATAAAATGGGACAGATGTTTATGTATGATCTCTACCAG TCCCGTCATAATACTGAAGATTTTACACTCTTTACATTGGATGATGTAGATGCGGCCTTTGATAAGATACAACAGCTGAAGTTTTCTCAGATTGTGAACTTGAAAG GCAAAGGACATGGTTTGTCAATCACACCATTGCCAGCTGGTCACATGATAGGAGGCACAATTTGGAAGATTGTCAAGGATGGggaggaagaaattgtttatgCCGTTGATTTCAACCACAAGAGGGAGAT CCATCTGAATGGATGTTCCTTGGAAATGTTGAGCAGGCCTTCATTGCTTATTACAGATTCATTTAATGCTACTTATGTACAACCCAGGAGGAAGCAAAGGGATGAACAGCTGCTGA CTAATGTTTTGGAGACATTACGAGGTGATGGAAATGTATTAATAGCAGTGGATACAGCGGGCAGAGTTCTGGAGCTTGCTCAGCTTCTTGATCAGATCTGGAGAACAAAAGATGCAGGATTAGGAGTCTACTCTCTTGCTCTTTTGAATAACGTCAGCTACAATGTGGTGGAGTTCTCTAAATCTCag GTTGAATGGATGAGTGACAAGTTGATGAGGTGCtttgaagacaaaagaaataacCCTTTTCAGTTCCGCCATCTCTCCTTATGTCACAGTCTGTCTGATCTCGCTCGAGTGCCTAGTCCAAAAGTTGTTCTTGCCAGTCAGCCTGACTTGGAGTGTGGGTTTTCTAGAGATCTTTTCATTCAATGGTGCCAGGATTCCAAAAACTCTATAATTTTAACTTACCGCACTACACCTGGAACGTTAGCACGATTCCTGATTGATAATCCTTCTGAAAAAGTTATAGATATTGAG TTGAGAAAACGTGTCAAGTTGGAAGGAAAAGAACTTGAAGAATACCTAGAAAAGGAGAAActaaagaaagaagcagctaaGAAGTTAGAGCAGTCTAAAGA GGCAGATATCGATTCCAGTGATGAGAGTGATGCTGAAGAGGATATTGATCAGCCAACTTTACATAAGACCAAACATGATTTGATGATGAAAGGTGAAGGTAGCCGGAAAGGAAGTTTCTtcaaacaggcaaaaaaatcttACCCAATGTTTCCAGCTCctgaagaaagaattaaatGGGATGAATATGGTGAAATTATCAA ACCTGAGGATTTTCTAGTTCCAGAACTTCAAgcaacagaagaagaaaaaagcaaattagaGTCTGGTTTGACAAATGGAGAGGAGCCTATGGACCAGGATTTATCAGACGTTCCTACCAAATGTATTTCTGCAACAGAATCTATGGAAATTAA AGCCAGAGTTACATACATTGACTATGAAGGACGTTCAGATGGGgactcaattaaaaaaattattaaccaAATGAAACCAAGACAACTGGTCATTGTCCATGGACCGCCTGAGGCCAGTCAGGACCTTGCAGAATGTTGCAGAGCTTTTGGTGGAAAAGATATTAAAGTTTACATGCCCAAACTTCATGAAACTGTAGATGCTACAAGTGAAACTCATATTTACCAG GTCAGGTTGAAAGATTCTCTTGTCAGCTCTCTTCAGTTCTGTAAAGCCAAGGATGCTGAGTTGGCTTGGATAGATGGTGTTCTGGACATGAGGGTTTCAAAAGTGGATACTGGAGTTATTCTGGAAGAGGGAGAGTTGAGGGAAGACGAAGACTTAGAGATGCAAGTGGACGTGCCTTCTTCAGACTCGAGTGTGATTGCACAACAGAAGGCCATGAAAAGCCTCTTTGGTGATGATGACAAGGAGATGTGTGAGGAGAGTGAGATCATTCCTACTTTGGAACCTCTGCCACCTCATGAG GTTCTTGGACATCAGTCTGTGTTTATGAATGAGCCAAGACTGTCTGACTTCAAGCAGGTTCTCTTGCGAGAAGGTATACAAGCTGAATTTGTAGGAGGAGTGCTTGTGTGCAACAACCTGGTGGCTGTCCGCAGG ACTGAAACAGGGCGCATTGGATTGGAAGGCTGCCTCTGCCAGGACTTCTATAGGATAAGAGACCTTTTATATGAACAATACGCTATTGTCTAA
- the NDUFB1 gene encoding NADH dehydrogenase [ubiquinone] 1 beta subcomplex subunit 1: MVNFAQAVRDHWVHILVPLGFVIGCYLDRWNDEKLSAFRNKSLLYKRELKPGEEVTWK, translated from the exons ATGGTGAATTTCGCCCAAGCTGTGCGTGACCACTGGGTTCACATCCTTGTTCCCTTAGGATTTGTGATTGGATGCTATTTGGACAGATGGAATGATGAAAAATTGTCTGCCTTCAGAAACAAGAGCTTATTATATAAAAG GGAGTTGAAGCCTGGTGAAGAAGTGACgtggaaataa